In Crocosphaera sp. UHCC 0190, a genomic segment contains:
- a CDS encoding DUF2252 domain-containing protein codes for MNHPTPNGAQPRNNYRHPFFERADLEPWQHPPFYEPHLLLEPWQQRQEQGRALRLKTLREAHSHWQPALNRPDPIDLILATNEGRQAHLIPIRMGRMSASPFTFLRGAAAIMAWDLAHTPVSGIQVLVDGDAHLNNFGLYGTPQRTVVFDLDDFDEVTYGPWEWDLKRLAASFNVAGREQGLNQNTRRKAVMACVAGYRANAARLQSLRVLEVWYLHHYPGQTTPVFKPNKKTRKILEKAVKKAQAATNINLLNKLAHRTVGGNWRFCDDPPILKRTDEETAQKVIQGLISYAETLSPERRFMFQRYRVADVAHRVVGVGSVGLQAYLVMLFGNDDNDPLFLQVKEAVSPSFAPYTPPLPPAASHQGRRVVLGQRVLQAASDVLLGWTSIDGTPFYVRQMKNMKGSIPLEWLSGSAFLMYARACGTLLARAHARSGDIAKIAGYCGSSSILDEAIADFAEAYGDQNQKDWEALAKAINEGKIAVEIGI; via the coding sequence GTGAACCACCCTACCCCCAACGGCGCGCAACCAAGAAATAATTACCGTCATCCCTTTTTTGAGCGAGCCGATCTCGAACCTTGGCAGCATCCCCCTTTTTACGAACCCCATTTATTATTAGAACCTTGGCAGCAACGACAGGAACAGGGGAGAGCCTTACGTTTAAAGACCCTCAGAGAAGCCCATAGTCACTGGCAACCTGCCTTAAACCGTCCTGATCCCATAGACCTCATTCTGGCAACGAATGAGGGTCGTCAAGCCCATTTAATCCCGATTCGTATGGGTCGGATGTCTGCATCACCCTTCACCTTTCTGCGAGGAGCCGCAGCGATCATGGCTTGGGATCTGGCCCATACCCCAGTCTCAGGGATTCAAGTTTTGGTAGATGGGGATGCTCACCTCAACAACTTTGGGTTATATGGAACGCCACAACGCACCGTAGTCTTTGATTTGGATGACTTTGATGAGGTGACTTATGGCCCCTGGGAATGGGATCTCAAACGGTTGGCCGCTAGTTTTAATGTGGCAGGGAGAGAACAGGGACTTAACCAAAACACGCGCCGTAAAGCGGTGATGGCCTGTGTGGCTGGCTATCGTGCCAATGCGGCCCGGTTGCAAAGTTTACGGGTGTTAGAAGTGTGGTATTTGCATCATTATCCTGGGCAAACAACTCCGGTGTTTAAACCCAATAAAAAAACCCGAAAAATCTTAGAAAAAGCCGTTAAAAAAGCCCAAGCTGCTACCAATATCAACTTACTCAATAAATTAGCTCATCGCACCGTAGGGGGAAATTGGCGTTTTTGCGATGATCCGCCCATCTTAAAACGGACGGACGAAGAAACAGCCCAAAAAGTGATCCAGGGGTTAATATCCTATGCAGAAACCCTATCTCCTGAACGTCGTTTCATGTTTCAGAGGTATCGGGTAGCTGATGTCGCTCATCGCGTTGTGGGAGTTGGTAGTGTGGGGTTACAGGCCTATTTAGTGATGTTGTTTGGCAATGATGATAATGATCCCCTGTTTTTGCAGGTTAAAGAGGCGGTTTCCCCTAGTTTTGCTCCCTATACCCCTCCCTTACCCCCCGCAGCATCTCACCAAGGGCGACGGGTTGTCTTAGGACAACGAGTCCTACAAGCGGCAAGTGATGTATTATTGGGCTGGACTTCTATTGACGGGACTCCTTTTTATGTGCGTCAGATGAAGAATATGAAGGGGTCAATTCCCTTAGAATGGTTGAGTGGCTCAGCTTTTTTGATGTATGCCCGTGCTTGTGGGACTTTATTGGCTCGGGCCCATGCGCGTTCGGGAGATATTGCCAAAATTGCTGGATATTGTGGCAGTTCTTCAATTTTAGATGAGGCGATCGCTGACTTTGCCGAAGCTTACGGTGATCAAAATCAAAAGGACTGGGAAGCGTTGGCTAAAGCGATCAATGAGGGTAAAATTGCCGTAGAAATTGGGATTTAA
- a CDS encoding DUF3493 domain-containing protein, which translates to MNKSPNPSPQSRSKLDPEKYARLKAEAKAPYKGFRQFFYVAFGASGFIGAVVFLAQLAAGRDVSTALPNFALQVGVVVLMVCLFKLEKKS; encoded by the coding sequence ATGAATAAATCTCCTAACCCCTCTCCTCAGTCTCGTTCCAAGCTTGATCCTGAAAAATATGCTAGGTTAAAAGCAGAGGCTAAAGCCCCCTATAAAGGGTTCAGACAGTTTTTTTATGTTGCTTTTGGTGCATCGGGTTTTATTGGTGCTGTGGTATTTTTAGCACAGTTGGCTGCAGGACGAGATGTAAGCACTGCCTTGCCTAATTTTGCTTTACAGGTGGGGGTTGTCGTCTTGATGGTGTGTTTATTTAAGTTAGAAAAAAAATCTTAG
- a CDS encoding site-2 protease family protein: protein MNNNIRVGSLFGIPFYINPSWFLVLGLVTVSYGGQLALFPQLSGIVPWILGLIAALLLFASVLAHELGHSFVALSQGIDVKSITLFLFGGLANLEKESETPLEAFLVAIAGPAVSLLLCAILFFIVLTFSFPTPIEAILELLASINLFLGLFNLIPGLPLDGGNILKSLVWKITGNPNKGIIFASRVGQVFGWLAVVIGGLAILGISQVGNFWTLLIGFFLLQNAGVSAQSAQVQETLNGYTAEEAVIPDSPIVSGGLTIREFVNDYIIGKHQWKKFLVINEEEKLSGIIDVDSLKKIATSAWTEIKVSDVMQPVKDLITVESNKSLLEVAKLLENDPLKQLTVVRENGTVVGLLEKGSIIKFLQQKSQTQTA, encoded by the coding sequence ATGAATAACAATATAAGAGTTGGTAGTTTATTTGGCATTCCATTTTATATCAATCCCTCTTGGTTTCTCGTTCTTGGATTAGTAACTGTGAGTTATGGGGGACAGCTTGCCTTATTTCCGCAATTAAGTGGTATTGTGCCTTGGATTTTAGGATTAATTGCGGCATTATTATTATTTGCTTCCGTGTTGGCCCATGAATTAGGCCATAGTTTTGTAGCCCTTTCTCAAGGTATTGATGTCAAATCAATTACCCTATTTTTATTTGGGGGATTAGCCAATTTAGAAAAAGAATCTGAGACTCCTTTAGAAGCATTTTTAGTAGCGATCGCCGGGCCGGCTGTTAGCTTATTATTATGTGCTATTCTGTTTTTTATCGTCCTTACTTTTTCCTTTCCTACCCCTATTGAAGCGATTCTTGAGTTACTAGCTTCTATTAACTTATTTCTGGGATTATTTAACTTGATTCCTGGTTTACCTTTAGATGGCGGAAACATTCTTAAATCTCTGGTTTGGAAAATTACAGGCAACCCCAATAAAGGGATTATTTTTGCCAGTCGTGTCGGTCAAGTTTTTGGTTGGTTAGCTGTCGTTATTGGTGGTTTAGCCATCTTAGGAATTAGTCAAGTTGGTAACTTCTGGACTTTATTAATTGGGTTCTTCCTATTACAAAATGCCGGGGTGTCTGCTCAATCTGCTCAAGTGCAAGAAACTCTAAATGGTTATACCGCAGAAGAGGCAGTTATTCCTGATAGTCCGATTGTTTCCGGTGGCTTAACTATTCGTGAATTTGTCAATGATTATATCATCGGTAAGCATCAGTGGAAAAAGTTTCTTGTCATTAATGAAGAAGAAAAATTATCCGGCATTATTGATGTTGACTCCTTGAAAAAGATTGCCACTTCTGCATGGACAGAAATCAAGGTTTCTGACGTGATGCAACCCGTCAAAGATTTGATTACTGTTGAATCTAATAAGTCCTTATTAGAGGTGGCAAAACTTCTGGAAAATGACCCCCTAAAACAACTGACAGTGGTTCGAGAAAATGGCACGGTTGTCGGTTTATTAGAAAAAGGTTCAATCATCAAATTCCTGCAACAAAAAAGTCAAACTCAAACAGCATAA
- a CDS encoding RtcB family protein: MPYEPLPVSTSKPVLSWANHNLASAELQMAKNVASLPFVYKHVALMPDVHLGKGALVGSVIATEDAIIPAAVGVDIGCGMAAIKTPFTADQLEGKLKQIRSEIEAAIPVGFNENKEADKAVTNWSNWRDFKDLHPGVQRLETKALRQMGSLGGGNHFIEVCLDTEDQVWLMLHSGSRHIGNQLAQCHINTAKELAKLANLKLPDPDLAYFVAGTDEFAAYWRDLQWGQNYARFNRDVMMNRFKKIVEKYLVGGKQIKPLLSVNCHHNYAEKELHFDKEVYVTRKGAVRAREEDYGIIPGSMGAKSFIVKGKGNHDSYCSCSHGAGRLMSRSKAKKVFTLDDLIDQTQGVECRKDTGVLDEIPGAYKPIEEVMNNQSDLVEVVATLKQVLCVKG, translated from the coding sequence ATGCCTTACGAACCTTTACCTGTTTCTACGTCTAAGCCAGTTTTATCCTGGGCTAATCACAATTTGGCCTCTGCGGAACTCCAGATGGCTAAAAATGTTGCCTCTCTCCCTTTTGTTTATAAACACGTTGCTTTAATGCCGGATGTTCACTTAGGAAAAGGGGCATTAGTAGGGTCAGTTATTGCGACTGAAGATGCCATTATTCCGGCGGCTGTTGGGGTTGATATTGGTTGTGGTATGGCCGCGATAAAAACCCCTTTTACGGCTGATCAATTAGAGGGAAAACTTAAGCAAATTCGCTCAGAAATTGAGGCCGCTATTCCGGTGGGTTTCAATGAGAATAAAGAAGCTGATAAAGCGGTAACTAATTGGTCAAATTGGCGCGATTTTAAAGACTTACATCCAGGGGTACAAAGACTGGAAACTAAAGCCTTAAGACAAATGGGTTCCTTAGGAGGTGGCAATCATTTTATTGAGGTTTGTTTAGATACAGAAGACCAAGTTTGGTTAATGTTACATTCTGGTTCTCGTCATATTGGTAATCAATTGGCACAATGTCATATTAATACGGCTAAAGAGTTAGCAAAATTAGCAAATCTTAAGTTACCTGATCCAGATTTAGCTTATTTTGTAGCGGGTACTGATGAATTTGCAGCTTACTGGCGTGATTTACAATGGGGCCAAAATTATGCTCGTTTTAACCGTGATGTGATGATGAATCGCTTTAAAAAGATTGTTGAAAAATATTTAGTGGGAGGAAAACAAATAAAACCTTTGTTATCAGTTAATTGTCATCATAATTATGCTGAAAAAGAGTTACATTTTGATAAAGAAGTTTATGTAACTCGTAAGGGTGCAGTGAGAGCAAGAGAAGAAGATTATGGGATTATTCCTGGTTCAATGGGAGCGAAATCTTTTATTGTAAAAGGTAAGGGAAACCATGATAGTTATTGTTCTTGTTCCCACGGAGCAGGGCGTTTAATGTCTCGTAGTAAAGCGAAAAAAGTCTTTACCCTTGATGATTTAATTGACCAAACTCAAGGGGTAGAATGTCGCAAAGATACAGGGGTATTAGATGAAATTCCTGGGGCATATAAACCCATTGAAGAAGTGATGAATAATCAGTCAGATTTAGTGGAAGTTGTGGCTACTTTGAAGCAGGTTTTATGTGTCAAAGGGTAA